A genome region from Astyanax mexicanus isolate ESR-SI-001 chromosome 19, AstMex3_surface, whole genome shotgun sequence includes the following:
- the LOC103028209 gene encoding galectin-3-binding protein A encodes MTRCRSLFAIVWPLLFLQVSAQSWSIFGVQRKGAPQEGGVRLVGSVPTAGRVEVYHSGQWGTVCDDNWEMAQAQVVCRQLGFPGAVSASVGGVNGEGSGPIWLDDVTCTGSESSLASCRFKGWGITDCSHKEDAGVICESGSSVDDDQKFSLDHSIGLSEDLGSLFDQAENCDVDVLVVDSSDDQSHGKTFCVHRVILSLYPQLNISESTRNISVDISQTCHHHVYSFFRYFYTRKLDVTLASAQCQHQLSYMFGMEHLLEEVGKVFTLLLPQDKTFRTQVSLYEYGIRTEDLLLQENVLQYLSWNFESFVSSPAWKTITVHMMEALLSRSDLVVEDEAFLLETLENWLEQRTDVTSPKRLISLLNQIRFCMIPVEKLYDFQFTSSLYQSNEEYFSSAILRAFQFNSLPFSKIRKHFNDSDSYLPRIYTSSNWSLVLNSTSTRNNMYNQYRHNYYSNPERQGSFSTPAHNSVLYNQKILQWQAQVLLYSWECSNQGFTCESLPMARLITYDRSYQSTIRFSNKLILTCKTENTVFHVQDFKNDKAAIPSNGTMSLPNPCPDNYFYTFVVRPEFI; translated from the exons ATGACGCGGTGCAGATCTTTATTTGCCATCGTTTGGCCTCTTCTGTTTCTCCAGGTCTCTGCACAGAGCTGGAGTATATTTG GCGTCCAGCGGAAGGGGGCGCCGCAGGAGGGCGGAGTCAGGCTGGTGGGGAGCGTGCCCACCGCGGGCCGGGTGGAGGTGTACCACAGCGGGCAGTGGGGCACGGTGTGTGATGATAATTGGGAGATGGCCCAGGCTCAGGTGGTGTGTCGCCAGCTGGGGTTCCCTGGCGCTGTCTCCGCCTCCGTGGGCGGAGTCAATGGGGAAG GTTCTGGACCAATCTGGCTGGATGATGTAACCTGCACAGGATCTGAAAGCTCATTGGCCAGTTGTCGCTTTAAAGGGTGGGGTATAACCGACTGTTCCCACAAAGAGGATGCAGGAGTGATCTGTGAGAGCG GCAGTAGTGTGGACGATGATCAGAAGTTTTCACTGGACCACAGCATCGGACTCTCTGAAGATCTCGGTTCCCTCTTCGATCAGGCGGAAAACTGCGATGTCGACGTTCTGGTCGTTGATTCCAGTGATGATCAAAGTCATGGGAAAACATTCTGCGTCCACAGAGTGATCCTCTCTCTTTACCCCCAGCTAAACATCTCAGAATCCACCAGAAACATCTCTGTAGACATCAGCCAGACCTGCCATCATCACGTCTACAGCTTCTTCAG gtaTTTCTACACACGTAAGCTGGACGTCACCCTGGCTTCAGCCCAGTGCCAGCACCAGTTATCCTACATGTTTGGGATGGAGCATCTTCTGGAGGAAGTCGGCAAGGTCTTCACTCTGCTGCTTCCTCAGGACAAGACCTTCCGCACTCAGGTGTCCCTGTACGAGTACGGCATCCGCACCGAAGACCTGCTGCTGCAGGAGAACGTCCTGCAGTACCTGTCCTGGAACTTCGAGTCGTTCGTCAGCTCTCCAGCCTGGAAGACCATCACCGTACACATGATGGAAGCTCTGCTGTCTCGCTCGGACCTGGTGGTGGAGGACGAGGCGTTTCTTCTGGAGACTCTGGAGAACTGGCTGGAGCAGAGGACGGACGTGACCTCACCCAAACGCCTAATCAGCCTCCTGAATCAGATCCGCTTCTGCATGATCCCAGTGGAAAAGCTCTACGACTTCCAGTTCACCTCGTCTTTGTACCAGAGCAACGAAGAGTACTTCAGTAGCGCCATTTTGAGAGCCTTCCAGTTCAACAGCCTTCCGTTCTCAAAGATCAGGAAGCATTTCAACGACTCCGACAGTTACCTGCCCAGAATCTACACCTCCAGCAACTGGAGTCTGGTCCTCAATTCCACTTCCACACGAAACAACATGTACAACCAGTATCGCCACAACTACTACTCCAATCCCGAAAGGCAGGGATCGTTCTCCACTCCAGCCCACAACAGTGTTCTCTACAATCAGAAGATCCTCCAGTGGCAGGCGCAGGTTCTCCTCTACAGCTGGGAATGCTCCAACCAAGGCTTCACCTGTGAATCTCTACCAATGGCCAGGCTCATTACCTACGACCGCTCCTACCAAAGTACCATTCGCTTCAGCAACAAGCTAATTCTCACCTGCAAGACTGAGAACACCGTCTTTCACGTCCAAGACTTCAAAAACGACAAGGCAGCCATTCCCAGCAACGGCACCATGAGTCTACCCAACCCCTGCCCTGATAACTACTTCTACACCTTCGTGGTGCGTCCGGAGTTCATCTGA